Proteins encoded by one window of Kribbella flavida DSM 17836:
- a CDS encoding carbohydrate ABC transporter permease yields MSMSSQFDTALGWSPRLGVGKVLRILLCAVVLFVFAAPFLTIFAGAFNKTTDSTQVTLYPQDPTLLGFQIAGEKGIWGYFLNSLVIVGGGLLLQLTVSVLAAYALARRKFRGHTVVMLLFLLTMMLPEEVIAVPLSQVLAELPFLGISLKGSVFGVILPVALWGFTILIMTEFMKEIPREIEEAARLDGVGELRMLWVIVLPLSKPVLGVATIFGFMMIWDQYLLPLIAADDPSDYTLTVALSVLRSDGTVGPGVLLAGALIALVPSLVVYLLMQRSLIRGITAGATKG; encoded by the coding sequence ATGAGCATGTCCTCGCAGTTCGACACCGCCCTCGGGTGGTCGCCGCGCCTGGGCGTGGGCAAGGTGCTGCGGATCCTGCTGTGCGCGGTCGTGCTGTTCGTCTTCGCGGCGCCGTTCCTGACGATCTTCGCCGGTGCCTTCAACAAGACCACCGATTCGACCCAGGTCACGCTCTACCCGCAGGACCCGACGTTGCTCGGGTTCCAGATCGCGGGGGAGAAGGGGATCTGGGGCTACTTCCTCAACTCGCTGGTCATCGTCGGTGGCGGCTTGCTGTTGCAGCTGACCGTGTCGGTGCTGGCGGCGTACGCGCTGGCCCGCCGGAAGTTCCGCGGTCACACGGTCGTGATGCTGCTGTTCCTGCTCACGATGATGCTGCCCGAGGAGGTGATCGCGGTGCCGTTGTCGCAGGTGCTCGCGGAGCTGCCGTTCCTCGGGATCAGCCTGAAGGGGTCAGTGTTCGGCGTGATCCTGCCGGTCGCGCTGTGGGGGTTCACGATCCTGATCATGACCGAATTCATGAAGGAGATCCCGCGCGAGATCGAGGAGGCGGCCCGGCTGGACGGGGTCGGCGAGCTGCGGATGCTGTGGGTGATCGTGCTGCCCCTGTCCAAGCCCGTGCTCGGCGTGGCGACGATCTTCGGCTTCATGATGATCTGGGACCAGTACCTGCTGCCGCTGATCGCCGCCGACGACCCCTCGGACTACACGCTGACGGTCGCCCTGTCGGTACTGCGCTCCGACGGCACCGTCGGCCCGGGCGTGCTGCTCGCGGGCGCGCTGATCGCTCTCGTCCCCAGCCTTGTCGTCTACCTGCTCATGCAACGCTCCCTGATCCGCGGAATCACCGCCGGCGCGACGAAGGGCTGA
- a CDS encoding carbohydrate ABC transporter permease: MTTVPLTRRARPLVAARRGMLSGPGWLPWVLLLPALLFALMFKFIPMVEGLRMSLFKVQPFLGDQWVGLENYRTVLTDSRFRSALGHTLLLGIGQTVGALVLGFLLALLLEGQTRSLWVLRTAIFLPVVTAVAVIGEVWRILYFPTETGFVNSIAGWFGLGPFGFLNDPDQALVSVMVVGVWTAAPYNMVIILAGLAGIDRTLYEAAAVDGVSRWQRIRYIVLPGLRPAISVLLTLAAIRSLRIFTEVFVLTGGGPAGSTEVWMTRVFSLGFQRNDLGVASAASTLLLLVTVVLTLGMRLLTRQKESGS, translated from the coding sequence GTGACCACTGTTCCGCTGACTCGTCGGGCCCGGCCTCTGGTCGCGGCCCGGCGGGGCATGCTGTCCGGGCCCGGATGGCTGCCGTGGGTGTTGCTGCTGCCGGCGCTGCTGTTCGCGCTGATGTTCAAGTTCATCCCGATGGTCGAAGGGCTGCGGATGAGCCTGTTCAAGGTGCAGCCGTTCCTGGGCGACCAGTGGGTCGGGCTGGAGAACTACCGGACCGTGCTGACCGACTCGCGGTTCCGCAGCGCGCTGGGGCACACCCTGCTGCTCGGGATCGGGCAGACCGTCGGCGCGCTGGTGCTCGGCTTCCTGCTGGCGTTGCTGCTGGAGGGGCAGACCAGGTCACTGTGGGTGCTGCGAACGGCGATCTTCCTGCCGGTGGTGACCGCGGTCGCGGTGATCGGCGAGGTCTGGCGGATCCTGTACTTCCCGACCGAGACCGGGTTCGTGAACTCGATCGCGGGCTGGTTCGGGCTGGGTCCGTTCGGGTTCCTGAACGATCCGGACCAGGCGTTGGTGTCGGTGATGGTGGTCGGGGTGTGGACCGCCGCGCCGTACAACATGGTGATCATCCTGGCCGGGCTGGCGGGCATCGACCGGACGCTGTACGAGGCGGCCGCTGTCGACGGCGTCAGCCGGTGGCAACGCATCCGGTACATCGTGCTGCCCGGCCTGCGGCCGGCGATCTCGGTGCTGCTCACACTGGCGGCGATCCGCAGCCTGCGGATCTTCACCGAGGTGTTCGTGCTGACCGGCGGTGGTCCCGCGGGCTCGACCGAGGTGTGGATGACGCGGGTCTTCTCGCTCGGCTTCCAGCGCAACGACCTCGGCGTCGCCTCGGCCGCCTCGACCTTGCTGCTGCTGGTCACGGTGGTGCTGACCCTCGGCATGCGCTTGCTCACCCGGCAAAAGGAGTCAGGTTCATGA
- a CDS encoding ABC transporter substrate-binding protein: MRISPRRAAAALSAMALVGSLSACGGDDSAGDAGAPLEFWTRSGPEGATTYKAILAAFTAKTGIQVNYQGVLEFDTQLQTKASSKKLPDLWVNDASLLGTYQGQGYTTPVEPGQIEGGDAIDAATWQQNKGLDGQLYGVPYSRQAFGTLVRVDWRKKLGLPQPKTWDDLTALATAFATKDPDGNGKKDTYGMVVPGSSKNGYIGWWGISYIWQAGGDILAPAGEGKYKSVINSPQTRTGLEFIRRQFCTPGNVVPGSLNLTTSEAPFFQEGKAGIYLTGPYAFGTYDKILGKDKYEVVPMPKGPVSTTTLGDGENIYFGAGSQKSDEAKKLAAFLISPEGQEIGMKAEESKYPTVRLPVNRGVDVHKVLGDPRWDLIQKQYLDDTKTFVWSIKFQPIRQALGEGVNAMMSSCDSDLDAGLKKLDQAITAELKAQDVLG, encoded by the coding sequence ATGAGGATTTCGCCGAGGCGAGCCGCCGCCGCGCTGTCCGCGATGGCCCTGGTCGGCTCGCTGAGCGCCTGCGGGGGCGACGATTCAGCAGGCGACGCGGGCGCACCGCTGGAGTTCTGGACCCGGAGCGGGCCCGAGGGTGCCACGACCTACAAGGCGATCCTGGCCGCCTTCACCGCGAAGACGGGCATCCAGGTGAACTACCAGGGCGTGCTCGAGTTCGACACCCAACTGCAAACCAAAGCGTCGTCGAAGAAGTTGCCGGACCTGTGGGTCAACGACGCCAGCCTGCTCGGAACGTACCAGGGCCAGGGCTACACGACCCCGGTCGAACCCGGCCAGATCGAGGGCGGCGACGCGATCGACGCCGCCACCTGGCAGCAGAACAAGGGCCTCGACGGTCAGCTGTACGGCGTGCCTTACAGCAGGCAGGCCTTCGGAACCCTGGTGAGGGTGGACTGGCGCAAGAAGCTTGGTCTGCCCCAGCCGAAGACGTGGGACGACCTGACCGCGCTGGCCACCGCGTTCGCGACCAAGGACCCGGACGGCAACGGCAAGAAGGACACCTACGGCATGGTCGTACCGGGCTCCAGCAAGAACGGTTACATCGGCTGGTGGGGGATCAGCTACATCTGGCAGGCCGGTGGCGACATTCTCGCGCCGGCCGGCGAGGGCAAGTACAAGTCGGTGATCAACTCGCCGCAGACCAGAACCGGGCTGGAGTTCATCCGCAGGCAGTTCTGCACCCCGGGCAACGTGGTGCCGGGCTCGCTCAACCTGACCACCAGCGAGGCCCCGTTCTTCCAGGAGGGCAAGGCCGGCATCTACCTGACCGGACCGTACGCCTTCGGCACGTACGACAAGATTCTCGGCAAGGACAAGTACGAGGTGGTCCCGATGCCGAAGGGGCCGGTCAGCACGACCACCCTCGGCGACGGCGAGAACATCTACTTCGGTGCCGGCTCGCAGAAGAGCGACGAGGCGAAGAAGCTGGCCGCGTTCCTGATCAGCCCGGAGGGGCAGGAGATCGGGATGAAGGCGGAGGAGTCGAAGTACCCGACCGTCCGGCTGCCGGTGAACAGAGGCGTCGACGTGCACAAGGTGCTCGGCGACCCGCGCTGGGACCTGATCCAGAAGCAGTACCTGGACGACACCAAGACCTTTGTCTGGTCGATCAAGTTCCAGCCCATCCGCCAGGCGCTCGGCGAGGGTGTGAACGCGATGATGTCCAGCTGCGACAGCGATCTGGACGCCGGCCTGAAGAAGCTCGACCAGGCGATCACCGCCGAGCTCAAGGCACAGGACGTCCTCGGGTGA
- a CDS encoding NAD-dependent epimerase/dehydratase family protein: MLIVVTGAAGLVGGLLRPRLARPGRTLRLVDVAPIDDLSDGEQFVQASVTDLDAMERVCTGADLLVHLGGHSSERPWQQILETNIQGGYVVLEAAHRTGVPRVLLGSSLHATGYVRADEAAAEPVLQPCPDTYYGVGKVTLEALGSLYADRCGLIVVSARICTVGETIGTGGRTLSTWVSPGDLARLVEATAILDKPGHHLVWAVSDNTRGWFSLAAGRAIGFHPEDDAEHHIGPGTDQTHDPHAVLAGAFVDDDHPLGGTW; the protein is encoded by the coding sequence ATGCTGATCGTCGTCACCGGAGCCGCCGGGCTGGTCGGCGGCCTGCTCCGGCCTCGGCTCGCCCGGCCGGGCCGCACACTGCGGCTGGTCGACGTCGCGCCGATCGACGACCTGTCGGACGGCGAGCAGTTCGTCCAGGCGTCGGTGACCGATCTCGACGCCATGGAACGGGTGTGCACGGGCGCCGACCTGCTCGTCCACCTCGGCGGTCACTCCTCCGAGCGGCCGTGGCAGCAGATCCTGGAGACCAACATCCAGGGCGGGTACGTCGTGCTGGAGGCGGCGCACCGCACCGGCGTTCCACGCGTCCTGCTCGGCAGCTCCCTGCACGCCACCGGTTACGTCCGCGCCGACGAGGCCGCCGCCGAGCCGGTGCTCCAGCCGTGCCCCGACACCTACTACGGCGTCGGCAAGGTCACACTCGAAGCCCTCGGCAGCCTGTACGCCGACCGCTGCGGCCTGATCGTGGTGTCGGCCCGGATCTGCACCGTCGGTGAAACCATCGGTACCGGCGGCCGGACGCTGTCCACCTGGGTGTCCCCCGGCGACCTGGCCCGGCTGGTCGAGGCGACGGCGATCCTGGACAAGCCCGGCCACCACCTCGTCTGGGCCGTCTCCGACAACACCCGCGGCTGGTTCTCGCTGGCGGCAGGCCGGGCGATCGGCTTCCACCCCGAGGACGACGCCGAGCACCACATCGGTCCCGGCACCGACCAGACGCACGACCCCCACGCCGTCCTGGCCGGGGCATTCGTCGACGACGACCATCCACTGGGAGGCACCTGGTGA
- a CDS encoding IclR family transcriptional regulator, with protein sequence MTTEEVRLVKSAERTLRILEVLGEARGPISVTELHKRTGYPRSSLHQLLHTMIATGWIESTSEGALVGIGSRALLVGTAYLDRDPALPFGIRTLEKIREETGYTSHYARLDGGSVIYLATRESLSPHRATSRVGRQLPAYATSLGKALLAELTLTEVSLAVPADPLPGLTPHTVPNQVELAIELEQTRQRGYSLEREQNTLGLGCIGVPVPYRIPATDAISCSIPIDQCTDAEVERVAAIIREQVQLLATKLRAEGIR encoded by the coding sequence GTGACCACCGAGGAGGTCCGGCTGGTCAAGTCGGCCGAGCGCACGCTGCGCATCCTGGAGGTGCTCGGCGAGGCGCGCGGCCCGATCTCGGTGACCGAGCTGCACAAGCGCACCGGTTATCCGCGGTCCAGCCTGCACCAACTGCTGCACACGATGATCGCGACCGGCTGGATCGAGAGCACCAGCGAGGGCGCCCTGGTCGGGATAGGGTCGCGCGCCCTCCTGGTCGGCACCGCTTACCTGGACCGCGACCCGGCGCTGCCGTTCGGGATCCGCACACTGGAGAAGATCCGTGAGGAAACCGGCTACACCAGTCACTACGCGAGGCTCGACGGCGGCAGCGTGATCTACCTGGCCACCCGGGAGTCGCTGTCCCCGCACCGTGCGACCAGCCGGGTCGGACGCCAGCTCCCGGCGTACGCGACGTCGCTGGGCAAGGCGCTGCTGGCCGAGCTGACCTTGACCGAGGTGTCGCTCGCGGTGCCGGCCGACCCGCTGCCCGGCCTCACGCCGCACACGGTGCCCAACCAGGTGGAGCTGGCGATCGAGCTGGAGCAGACCCGGCAGCGCGGCTATTCGCTGGAGCGCGAGCAGAACACGCTCGGCCTGGGCTGCATCGGCGTCCCCGTTCCGTACCGCATCCCCGCCACCGACGCGATCAGCTGCTCCATCCCGATCGACCAGTGCACCGACGCGGAGGTGGAGCGGGTCGCCGCGATCATCCGCGAGCAGGTGCAGCTGCTCGCCACCAAGCTCCGCGCAGAAGGCATTCGCTAG
- a CDS encoding discoidin domain-containing protein — protein sequence MLQGLVRAALLLALLGFGVVAPSAPAHAAPARIDSYPQPAIYPRSPDYELIVNGQRIDVVDYPGYDYAHFSMAAGEATISVRKLNNTAIGAYTISPRKLGLRGTVSGPTLTFTIPNDEYLIVKLDGRPDLVIAADPAETDRPASSGPRIHNVVTYGADATGRALSTSAVQNAVNAANAAGGGTVYVPAGVYLVGNVLLKSNVSLYLAPGTVFRFTGNPADYTKHWHKDSQNRDITWWISTEFGSSNIRVFGRGTLDSNGAEAISRFNFAANILVPIGTSNFRFDGLIVRESGAWAIVTARSQNLTFTNVKIFNRLDMGENDGIDVNESQNVVVRHGIGISLDDPWTTKAWREDTDIALPWPGSPQPVENVLFDDLISWTRCYGFKIGQGTLQPQSNVTFRNGVVYDAAIGIGIHHRYGSAAVSNVTFDSIDVERIGVKLVEDRTWLRFIIENPGLGAGPVRNVTVSNVTVRDKGTTFAVLKGLDPSANFSNVRFDRVTMPGATSPATTLTAMNILDRANYHNVSIAPQQDPEPQPRPNLALGKAATASSGQAIAPLAVDGDVSTRWGSDRSDDQWFQVDLGTPTPVSGVTMLWEAAYARAYALQLSDDGVTWREVHSTNNGTGGVEAVDFSPATTRYVRLRGIQRATQYGYSLWEFQVH from the coding sequence ATGTTGCAAGGCTTAGTTCGTGCTGCCCTCCTGCTGGCCCTGCTCGGCTTCGGCGTGGTGGCCCCGAGTGCTCCGGCACACGCGGCACCGGCCCGGATCGACAGCTATCCCCAACCCGCCATCTATCCCCGCTCGCCCGACTACGAGCTGATCGTCAACGGCCAGCGGATCGACGTCGTCGACTACCCCGGCTACGACTACGCGCACTTCTCGATGGCTGCCGGTGAGGCGACCATCTCGGTCCGCAAGCTGAACAACACCGCGATCGGCGCGTACACGATCTCGCCCCGCAAGCTCGGCCTGCGCGGCACGGTGAGCGGTCCGACCCTGACGTTCACGATCCCGAACGACGAGTACCTGATCGTCAAGCTCGACGGCCGTCCCGACCTGGTGATCGCGGCGGACCCGGCCGAGACCGACCGTCCGGCGTCGTCCGGGCCACGGATCCACAACGTGGTCACGTACGGCGCGGACGCGACCGGCCGGGCGCTGTCCACCAGCGCCGTGCAGAACGCGGTGAACGCTGCCAACGCCGCCGGCGGCGGCACCGTGTACGTCCCGGCCGGCGTCTACCTGGTCGGCAACGTGCTGCTCAAGAGCAACGTCTCCTTGTACCTCGCACCGGGTACCGTGTTCCGCTTCACCGGCAACCCCGCCGACTACACCAAGCACTGGCACAAGGACTCGCAGAATCGCGACATCACCTGGTGGATCTCGACCGAGTTCGGATCCAGCAACATCCGTGTCTTCGGCCGCGGCACGCTGGACAGCAACGGCGCCGAGGCGATCAGCCGGTTCAACTTCGCCGCCAACATCCTGGTCCCGATCGGCACCAGCAACTTCCGCTTCGACGGCCTGATCGTGCGCGAGTCCGGCGCCTGGGCGATCGTCACCGCCCGCTCGCAGAACCTCACCTTCACCAACGTCAAGATCTTCAACCGCCTCGACATGGGCGAGAACGACGGCATCGACGTGAACGAGTCGCAGAACGTCGTGGTCCGGCACGGCATCGGCATCAGCCTCGACGACCCGTGGACGACCAAGGCCTGGCGCGAGGACACCGACATCGCGCTGCCCTGGCCGGGCAGTCCGCAACCGGTGGAGAACGTGCTGTTCGACGACCTGATCTCCTGGACCCGCTGCTACGGCTTCAAGATCGGGCAGGGCACGCTGCAGCCGCAGAGCAACGTGACCTTCCGCAACGGCGTCGTGTACGACGCGGCGATCGGTATCGGCATCCACCACCGGTACGGGTCGGCGGCGGTCAGCAACGTCACCTTCGACTCGATCGACGTCGAGCGGATCGGCGTCAAGCTGGTCGAGGACCGGACCTGGCTACGCTTCATCATCGAGAACCCGGGTCTCGGCGCCGGCCCGGTGCGCAACGTGACCGTCAGCAACGTCACCGTGCGGGACAAGGGCACCACGTTCGCGGTGCTCAAGGGTCTTGACCCGTCGGCGAACTTCAGCAACGTGCGGTTCGACCGGGTCACGATGCCCGGCGCCACCTCCCCGGCCACCACCCTGACCGCGATGAACATCCTCGACCGCGCGAACTACCACAACGTCTCGATCGCGCCCCAGCAGGATCCCGAACCGCAGCCCCGCCCGAATCTCGCGCTCGGCAAGGCCGCGACCGCGTCCAGCGGCCAGGCGATCGCCCCACTCGCCGTCGACGGCGACGTCTCCACCCGCTGGGGTTCTGACCGCAGCGACGATCAGTGGTTCCAGGTCGATCTCGGCACGCCGACCCCGGTCAGCGGCGTCACAATGCTCTGGGAGGCGGCGTATGCCCGGGCCTATGCCCTTCAGCTCTCCGACGACGGCGTGACCTGGCGCGAGGTGCACTCCACGAACAACGGGACGGGTGGTGTCGAGGCCGTTGACTTCAGCCCCGCCACCACCCGCTATGTCCGGCTACGCGGTATCCAGCGCGCCACACAGTACGGCTACTCGCTCTGGGAGTTCCAGGTGCACTAG
- a CDS encoding tetratricopeptide repeat protein, whose protein sequence is MSQPNFSRPGAIDLSSLRQPPARPGGPGGPGAPARPGGPGGPGAGGPGGGPGGPGGGGVTGPYVLTVSEQSFQTDVIERSVQHPVVVEFWSPRSEASVALGPVLARLTTEYGGKFLLARIDVDANPQLAQAVGVQSIPLVIAVLRGQVVPLFQGALGEPEARQYLDQLLTVAVANGITGRAEPVGPAAPAEQAEPALDPRYEAAENAVAAGDLDGAITAYETLLKETPNDAEAKAGLARVQLVKRTRDVPAEVRTRAADNPTDIEAQLLVADVDLMGGHVEDAFARLIRTIQSTAGDERNTVRLHLLELFEVVGGDDERVIKARRQLMTALF, encoded by the coding sequence GTGAGCCAGCCGAACTTCTCCCGACCTGGAGCGATCGACCTTTCGTCCCTGCGGCAGCCGCCCGCGCGTCCTGGCGGCCCGGGTGGGCCCGGTGCACCCGCCCGCCCCGGCGGTCCGGGCGGTCCCGGCGCCGGCGGACCGGGTGGCGGACCTGGTGGTCCGGGTGGCGGTGGTGTCACCGGCCCGTACGTGCTGACCGTGTCCGAGCAGAGCTTCCAGACCGACGTCATCGAGCGGTCCGTCCAGCACCCGGTGGTCGTCGAGTTCTGGTCGCCGCGGTCGGAGGCCTCGGTGGCGCTCGGCCCGGTGCTGGCCCGGCTGACGACGGAGTACGGCGGCAAGTTCCTGCTGGCCCGGATCGACGTCGACGCGAACCCGCAGCTGGCCCAGGCGGTCGGCGTGCAGAGCATCCCGCTGGTCATCGCCGTCCTGCGCGGCCAAGTGGTCCCGCTGTTCCAGGGCGCGCTCGGTGAGCCCGAGGCCCGGCAGTACCTCGACCAGCTGCTCACGGTTGCGGTGGCCAACGGCATCACCGGCCGCGCCGAGCCGGTCGGCCCGGCCGCTCCCGCCGAGCAGGCCGAGCCCGCGCTCGACCCGCGGTACGAGGCGGCCGAGAACGCGGTGGCCGCCGGTGACCTGGACGGCGCGATCACGGCGTACGAGACGTTGCTCAAGGAGACCCCGAACGATGCCGAGGCCAAGGCCGGACTGGCCCGGGTCCAGCTGGTGAAGCGGACCCGGGACGTGCCGGCCGAGGTGCGGACCCGCGCGGCCGACAACCCGACCGACATCGAGGCACAGCTGCTGGTCGCCGACGTCGACCTGATGGGTGGTCACGTCGAGGACGCGTTCGCACGGCTGATCCGGACCATCCAGTCCACCGCCGGCGACGAGCGCAACACGGTGCGCCTGCACCTGCTGGAGCTGTTCGAGGTCGTCGGCGGCGACGACGAGCGGGTGATCAAGGCCCGCCGGCAGCTGATGACCGCGCTCTTCTAG
- a CDS encoding NAD-binding protein, translated as MTFFGTSGASTESPPASEAVPEVPASSTGRRRGRGAQAERQATPTPDSRGVVVCGSDRTMLRVVTELVSSGEEVTAIVNPASRHIERIAELGAQVMGVRVVRESVLRRAGIDTDGKKPSTARALVLLDADDVHNVHTALTARDMDENLRIVVQMVNPRIGAQLHQLLGDCVVISGPSLAAPAFVADALEDDELTWLELGGRRMVAGPAELIREKVTVLADTTSSATPELLPLSSADPAGDIVLGTGVRHLRRKRDVRRTGWVMATRDVLDRRVRVIAAVMALLVVIGTALTHWIAGVEWLRALYLVMGAVTSAGIEDDVFANAQPWAKVAAVVVQLTGIVLVALLTAVIVDSLIGARLSRVIGGVRGRPRNHVIVCGLGTVGARVLEILAERGVAVVGVEHDEEAPGVQTAHRLRIPLVMGDSSQEETLRLAGAPRAQAVLAITNGDITNLETAMVVRDLNPDARITMRMFDHDLAHKVERMLGLGHSRSVSMLVAPAIAAAVANRRTQATVPAGRRVLLLTEVTVERDSVAVGRRLGELDEAGGLRVLACQTGTGWDWSPPFQQTLVAGTKIAVAGTRSGLARLLLATRAPHRPGRSERIGP; from the coding sequence GTGACGTTCTTCGGGACGAGTGGGGCGAGTACCGAGAGCCCGCCCGCTTCTGAGGCCGTTCCCGAGGTCCCGGCGTCGTCCACCGGCAGGCGCCGGGGCCGTGGTGCGCAGGCGGAGCGGCAGGCCACCCCGACTCCGGACAGCCGGGGCGTGGTCGTCTGCGGCTCCGACCGCACCATGCTGCGGGTGGTCACCGAGCTGGTGAGCTCCGGCGAGGAGGTCACCGCGATCGTCAACCCGGCGTCGCGGCACATCGAGCGGATCGCCGAGCTCGGCGCTCAGGTGATGGGCGTGCGGGTGGTCCGGGAGTCGGTACTGCGCCGGGCCGGCATCGACACCGACGGCAAGAAGCCGTCGACCGCGCGGGCCCTGGTGCTGCTGGACGCGGACGACGTGCACAACGTGCACACCGCGCTGACCGCCCGCGACATGGACGAGAACCTGCGCATCGTCGTGCAGATGGTCAACCCGCGCATCGGCGCCCAGCTGCACCAGTTGCTCGGCGACTGCGTGGTGATCTCCGGGCCGTCGCTGGCCGCGCCCGCGTTCGTGGCGGACGCGCTGGAGGACGACGAGCTGACCTGGCTGGAGCTGGGCGGGCGCCGGATGGTGGCCGGACCGGCCGAGCTGATCCGCGAGAAGGTGACGGTGCTGGCCGACACCACCTCGTCGGCGACGCCGGAGTTGCTGCCGCTGTCCAGTGCGGACCCGGCCGGGGACATCGTGCTCGGCACCGGCGTACGGCATCTGCGGCGGAAGCGGGACGTCCGGCGTACCGGCTGGGTGATGGCGACCCGGGACGTGCTGGACCGCCGGGTCCGGGTGATCGCCGCGGTGATGGCGCTGCTCGTCGTCATCGGGACGGCGCTGACGCACTGGATCGCCGGGGTGGAGTGGCTGCGCGCGCTGTACCTGGTGATGGGCGCGGTCACCTCGGCCGGGATCGAGGACGACGTCTTCGCGAACGCACAGCCGTGGGCGAAGGTCGCGGCGGTGGTGGTCCAGCTGACCGGGATCGTGCTGGTCGCGCTGCTGACCGCGGTGATCGTCGACTCGCTGATCGGGGCACGGCTGTCCCGGGTGATCGGCGGCGTCCGGGGCCGGCCGCGCAACCATGTCATCGTCTGCGGGCTCGGCACGGTCGGTGCGCGGGTGCTGGAGATCCTGGCCGAGCGCGGTGTCGCCGTGGTCGGGGTCGAGCACGACGAGGAGGCGCCCGGCGTGCAGACCGCGCACCGGCTGCGGATCCCGCTCGTGATGGGCGACAGCAGCCAGGAGGAGACGCTGCGGCTGGCCGGCGCGCCACGGGCCCAGGCAGTGCTCGCGATCACCAACGGCGACATCACCAACCTGGAGACCGCGATGGTGGTCCGGGACCTGAACCCCGACGCCCGGATCACGATGCGGATGTTCGACCACGACCTGGCGCACAAGGTCGAGCGCATGCTCGGACTCGGCCACAGCCGGTCGGTGTCGATGCTGGTCGCGCCCGCGATCGCGGCGGCGGTGGCGAACCGGCGCACCCAGGCCACCGTGCCGGCCGGTCGGCGCGTGCTGCTGCTGACCGAGGTCACCGTCGAGCGGGACTCCGTCGCCGTCGGCCGCCGGCTCGGCGAGCTGGACGAAGCCGGCGGTCTGCGGGTGCTGGCCTGCCAGACCGGCACCGGCTGGGACTGGTCGCCGCCGTTCCAGCAGACCCTGGTCGCGGGCACCAAGATCGCGGTGGCGGGCACCCGGAGCGGGCTCGCCAGGCTGCTGCTGGCGACCCGCGCGCCACACCGGCCGGGGCGGTCGGAGAGGATAGGACCATGA